One genomic segment of Candidatus Binatus sp. includes these proteins:
- a CDS encoding protein kinase: protein MPNDPKSPSQPLAGPLESGTVLQGRYAIAKLLGGGGMGVVYLARDQRLANRPCAIKEMVDHFIDPQQRIEANEYFAREADTLAQLKHQAIPAITDRFEIQNRHYLVMEYVEGRNLEEELAARGEPLPEGLVIDVARQLSDVLAYLHGLQPPIIYRDMKPSNVMLNPNGRVVLVDFGIARLFKAARKGTMIGTLGFAPPEQYQGQVDPRSDIYSLGATLHYVLTGRDPEKYPPFSFPPVRDLRPAVSSNLAGAIDAALAYEMNGRPSSIQEFRDMMLYGRGLSHTGARGVSSTDGTGGLTLPPEPDFDDRRYDDLPIVHRKPRSALRRTIGLMVFLIVLGGGAFGATYLYSSTELQIRLGVKPLIDSLPWKHEQLVSRARENPLEFQQMTLALSTREGTVVAPPQSTFKDTELTNARYLKWTASFKNLLAGLDGSEQKVEARFFDPAGLQIASSGAQQFVGPSQTIADFSGVALMPTMTEKPPGNYKVALYSDDRLLAQQAFIVSQDTSAKTAAAAAEAAVAAAAKAEEKRRVDESRKLAMIEQRRLKPLELRNIEFLNTTKTGTAISGATTEFDASKVLFVGWQATFDNRLYKLEANQYRVDAAYIGADGRTLGSVNDFQPVSPSMKTVTFSGRVGNSRGGAFLPGTYTVNFYLNGQYFSEKKFRVVADAGGPYASYPGSGGAIGRSTGGSSSSGSSSSGSGSSSMLGPTLATGTISGLRRGGSPALELRLRPQPNGFLHGEMVIKSSGYGLTPIEGFVRGSHLQFQVPYGTETYYFEGQRRSDELSGTFESTPSGERGTWTAQAN, encoded by the coding sequence ATGCCGAACGATCCCAAATCACCCTCCCAGCCGCTGGCCGGTCCGCTCGAGTCCGGCACCGTGTTGCAGGGCCGCTATGCGATCGCAAAGCTGCTCGGCGGCGGCGGGATGGGCGTGGTGTATCTCGCGCGCGATCAGCGCCTTGCGAATCGCCCCTGCGCGATCAAGGAGATGGTCGATCATTTCATCGATCCGCAGCAGCGGATCGAGGCCAACGAATATTTTGCGCGCGAGGCCGACACGCTCGCGCAATTGAAGCATCAGGCGATCCCGGCGATTACGGATCGGTTCGAGATTCAGAATCGCCACTACCTGGTGATGGAGTACGTCGAGGGCCGCAACCTCGAAGAGGAACTCGCCGCGCGCGGCGAGCCGCTGCCCGAGGGCCTGGTGATCGATGTCGCGCGCCAGCTATCCGACGTGCTGGCGTATCTGCACGGGCTGCAGCCGCCGATTATCTACCGCGACATGAAGCCGTCCAACGTGATGCTGAATCCGAACGGGCGCGTGGTGCTGGTCGATTTCGGAATTGCGCGGCTGTTCAAGGCGGCGCGCAAGGGCACGATGATCGGCACGCTCGGCTTCGCGCCGCCGGAGCAATACCAGGGACAGGTCGATCCGCGCAGCGACATCTACTCGCTCGGCGCGACGCTGCATTACGTGCTGACTGGGCGCGATCCCGAGAAGTATCCGCCGTTCAGCTTCCCGCCGGTGCGCGATCTGCGCCCGGCCGTATCGAGCAATCTCGCCGGCGCGATCGACGCTGCGCTCGCCTACGAGATGAACGGACGGCCGTCGTCGATTCAGGAATTCCGCGACATGATGCTCTACGGGCGCGGACTGTCACATACCGGTGCGCGCGGCGTCAGTTCCACAGATGGTACGGGTGGATTGACGCTGCCGCCGGAGCCCGACTTCGACGACCGCCGCTATGACGATCTGCCGATCGTGCATCGCAAGCCCAGGAGCGCGCTCCGCCGCACGATCGGATTGATGGTGTTTTTGATCGTGCTCGGCGGCGGCGCATTCGGCGCGACTTATCTCTACTCGAGTACCGAGCTGCAGATTCGGCTCGGCGTCAAGCCGCTGATCGATTCGCTGCCGTGGAAGCACGAGCAACTGGTTTCGCGGGCGCGGGAGAATCCGCTCGAGTTCCAGCAGATGACGCTGGCGCTCTCGACGCGCGAGGGCACGGTCGTCGCGCCGCCGCAATCGACCTTCAAGGATACGGAACTGACCAACGCGCGCTATCTCAAGTGGACCGCGAGCTTCAAGAATTTGCTCGCGGGGCTGGACGGCAGCGAGCAGAAGGTCGAGGCGAGGTTCTTCGATCCGGCGGGCTTGCAGATTGCGTCCAGCGGCGCGCAGCAGTTTGTCGGCCCGTCGCAAACGATCGCCGACTTCAGCGGCGTCGCGCTGATGCCCACCATGACCGAGAAGCCGCCGGGCAACTACAAGGTCGCGCTCTATTCGGACGATCGCTTGCTCGCGCAGCAGGCCTTTATCGTGAGCCAGGATACCAGCGCGAAGACTGCCGCGGCAGCGGCCGAGGCGGCAGTGGCGGCAGCGGCGAAAGCCGAAGAAAAACGCCGCGTGGACGAATCGCGCAAGCTCGCGATGATCGAGCAGCGCCGCCTCAAGCCGCTCGAACTCCGCAATATCGAGTTCCTCAACACCACCAAGACCGGCACTGCGATCTCGGGCGCGACCACCGAGTTCGACGCGTCGAAAGTGCTGTTCGTCGGATGGCAGGCGACGTTCGACAATCGGCTTTACAAGCTCGAAGCGAATCAGTACCGCGTCGATGCGGCCTATATCGGCGCGGACGGACGCACGCTCGGCAGCGTGAATGACTTCCAGCCGGTATCGCCGAGCATGAAGACGGTCACCTTCAGCGGACGCGTCGGCAACTCGCGCGGGGGAGCGTTCCTGCCGGGCACCTACACCGTCAATTTTTACTTGAACGGACAATATTTCAGCGAGAAAAAATTCCGCGTGGTGGCCGATGCGGGCGGTCCGTACGCGTCGTATCCGGGCAGCGGCGGCGCGATCGGACGGAGCACCGGCGGCAGTTCATCTTCAGGATCGTCGAGCTCTGGATCGGGATCGTCGAGCATGCTCGGGCCGACGCTCGCGACCGGCACGATCTCGGGACTCCGGCGCGGCGGCAGTCCCGCGCTCGAACTTAGACTTCGCCCGCAGCCCAATGGCTTCCTGCACGGCGAGATGGTGATCAAGTCGTCAGGCTACGGACTCACGCCGATCGAGGGCTTCGTCCGCGGCAGTCATCTGCAGTTCCAGGTTCCGTATGGCACCGAGACGTACTACTTCGAAGGACAGCGCCGCAGCGACGAACTGAGCGGCACCTTCGAATCGACGCCGTCGGGCGAGCGCGGCACTTGGACCGCGCAGGCGAACTGA